From a single Pseudomonas cremoricolorata genomic region:
- the rpiA gene encoding ribose-5-phosphate isomerase RpiA — protein MTQDQLKQAVAQAAVDLILPKLDKDSVVGVGTGSTANFFIDALAQHKTAFDGAVASSEATAARLKGHGIAVYELNSVNQLEFYVDGADESDEHLNLIKGGGAALTREKIVAAVAQTFICIADASKLVPVLGAFPLPVEVIPMARSHVARELVKLGGDPVYREGVVTDNGNIILDVYNLQIADPRLLESQINAIVGVVTNGLFAARPADVLLLGTAEGVQTLKAR, from the coding sequence ATGACCCAGGACCAACTCAAACAGGCCGTCGCCCAGGCCGCCGTCGACCTCATCCTGCCGAAACTCGACAAGGACAGCGTGGTTGGCGTCGGCACAGGCTCCACGGCCAACTTCTTCATCGATGCCCTGGCTCAGCACAAGACCGCCTTCGACGGCGCCGTCGCCAGTTCCGAAGCCACGGCGGCGCGGCTCAAGGGCCACGGCATTGCCGTGTACGAACTCAACAGCGTCAACCAGCTGGAGTTCTATGTCGACGGCGCCGACGAAAGCGACGAGCACCTGAACCTGATCAAGGGTGGTGGTGCCGCACTGACCCGCGAGAAGATCGTCGCGGCCGTGGCGCAGACCTTCATCTGCATTGCCGACGCCAGCAAGCTGGTGCCGGTGCTGGGGGCCTTCCCGCTGCCGGTGGAAGTGATTCCCATGGCCCGCAGTCATGTAGCCCGCGAGCTGGTCAAGCTCGGCGGCGACCCGGTCTACCGTGAAGGCGTGGTGACCGACAACGGCAACATCATCCTCGATGTGTACAACCTGCAGATCGCCGACCCGCGCCTGCTGGAAAGCCAGATCAACGCCATCGTCGGCGTGGTCACCAATGGTCTGTTCGCTGCGCGTCCAGCCGACGTGCTGCTGCTGGGCACCGCTGAAGGTGTACAGACCCTCAAGGCCCGCTAA
- a CDS encoding SdiA-regulated domain-containing protein: MRRVFRLPLLLSMLGLCLLLLAAAAQEFRLFERAWFNVKAWWQPAQEGIALQGYQVSIEAKVIDGLDDDVSALTYDPERKTLFTVTNARPELIELSLDGRILRRVALTGFGDPEAVEYVGPGSFVITDERQQRLIKVQLDDNTTALDASDAQQLTLGIGFNGNKGFEGLAYDSLGKRLFVAKERDPMMIYEVRGFPNEQPDKPFAVHVVQDRERDSRLFVRDLSSLQFDERSGHLLALSDESRLIVELSVEGKPLSTLSLRKGYQGLQRTVPQAEGLAMDEAGTLYLVSEPNLFYVFKPQQP; this comes from the coding sequence ATGCGCCGTGTTTTCCGCTTGCCGCTGCTGCTGTCGATGCTGGGTCTGTGTCTGCTGTTGCTCGCCGCCGCGGCGCAGGAGTTTCGCCTGTTCGAGCGCGCCTGGTTCAACGTCAAGGCCTGGTGGCAACCGGCCCAGGAGGGCATCGCCTTGCAGGGCTACCAGGTGAGCATCGAGGCCAAGGTGATCGACGGCCTGGACGACGACGTATCGGCGCTGACCTACGATCCCGAGCGCAAGACCCTGTTCACCGTCACCAACGCCCGCCCTGAACTGATCGAACTGTCGCTGGATGGGCGTATCCTACGCCGGGTGGCGCTGACCGGCTTCGGCGATCCGGAGGCGGTCGAGTACGTCGGCCCTGGCAGCTTCGTCATTACCGACGAGCGCCAGCAGCGGCTGATCAAGGTGCAACTCGATGACAACACCACCGCCCTGGACGCCAGTGACGCGCAGCAGTTGACCCTGGGTATCGGCTTCAATGGCAACAAGGGCTTCGAGGGGCTGGCCTACGACTCGCTGGGCAAGCGCCTGTTCGTCGCCAAGGAGCGCGACCCGATGATGATCTACGAAGTGCGCGGCTTCCCCAACGAACAGCCCGACAAACCCTTCGCCGTGCACGTGGTGCAGGACCGCGAGCGTGACTCACGGTTGTTCGTGCGCGACCTGTCGAGCCTGCAGTTCGATGAGCGCAGCGGGCATTTGCTGGCGTTGTCCGATGAGTCGCGGCTGATCGTGGAACTGAGCGTGGAGGGCAAGCCGCTCAGTACCCTGTCGCTGCGCAAGGGCTACCAAGGCCTGCAGCGTACCGTGCCGCAGGCCGAGGGCCTGGCGATGGACGAGGCCGGCACGCTGTACCTGGTCAGCGAGCCGAACCTGTTCTACGTATTCAAGCCGCAGCAGCCCTGA
- a CDS encoding SdiA-regulated domain-containing protein → MPRSSSSLALPPKRSALRRWPVWLALLAVVFYGVAVLMHWDDRGLLWLKESQQSPGTRLESVWLPDYSVDIDAKQMAGIGDDEASDLAFSPQTRTLFSVMGKHPFLVELSLDGEVLRKIPLLGWDNPEGVAVMADGQIAITDERKHDLVLVKLDATTTTLNRADFTSYDLGTSPEENKGFEAIAWDAHRQRLLIGQERPPKLYTWATNGHGPLTGDKRHLPSDQLDLRNLSALTVDPRSGHLLALSADSHLLLELDEEGRQVSFMALLGGFNGLAAHIPRAEGVALDDQGTLYMVSEPDLFYRFKKNPSTAPDH, encoded by the coding sequence ATGCCCCGTTCCTCCTCTTCATTGGCCTTGCCGCCCAAACGTTCTGCCCTGCGCCGCTGGCCAGTGTGGCTGGCGCTGCTGGCGGTGGTTTTCTATGGCGTTGCCGTGCTCATGCACTGGGACGACCGCGGCCTGCTGTGGCTCAAGGAAAGCCAGCAAAGCCCCGGCACGCGCCTGGAAAGCGTCTGGCTGCCCGACTACAGCGTCGACATCGACGCCAAGCAGATGGCCGGTATCGGCGATGATGAAGCCTCCGACCTGGCCTTCAGCCCGCAGACCCGCACGTTGTTTTCGGTGATGGGCAAGCACCCATTTCTGGTCGAGCTGAGCCTCGATGGCGAGGTGTTGCGCAAGATTCCCCTGCTTGGCTGGGACAACCCTGAAGGTGTGGCCGTCATGGCTGACGGGCAGATCGCGATCACCGACGAGCGCAAGCACGATCTGGTGCTGGTCAAACTCGACGCCACCACCACGACCCTCAACCGCGCGGACTTCACCTCTTATGACCTGGGCACCTCGCCTGAAGAGAACAAAGGCTTCGAAGCCATCGCCTGGGACGCCCACCGCCAGCGGCTGCTGATCGGCCAGGAGCGTCCACCGAAGCTCTACACCTGGGCCACCAACGGCCATGGCCCGCTCACCGGCGACAAGCGCCACCTGCCCAGCGACCAGCTCGACCTGCGCAATTTGTCGGCGCTGACCGTCGACCCGCGCAGCGGTCACCTGCTGGCACTGTCGGCCGACTCACACCTGCTGCTGGAACTGGACGAAGAGGGTCGGCAGGTCAGCTTCATGGCCTTGCTCGGCGGTTTCAACGGCCTCGCGGCGCACATTCCCCGGGCCGAGGGCGTGGCGCTGGATGACCAGGGCACGCTGTACATGGTCAGCGAGCCAGACCTGTTCTACCGCTTCAAGAAAAACCCGTCGACAGCGCCGGATCATTAA
- a CDS encoding fumarylacetoacetate hydrolase family protein, which yields MNYQHQYVDGTRIHFPLGKVVCVGRNYAEHAKELNNPIPTEPLLFIKPGSCVVPAEGGFNIPSDRGSVHFEAEIAVLLGKPLSARASEEDVRDAISGFAPALDLTLRDVQSKLRDKGLPWEIAKCFDGACVLPPFVSADAFADVNDIPIRLTINGEVRQDGNSAMMLNPIVPIIQHMAAQFSLQAGDVILTGTPAGVGPFHSGDELVLELPGVSRFDSRVL from the coding sequence ATGAATTACCAGCACCAATACGTAGACGGCACGCGCATCCACTTTCCACTGGGCAAGGTGGTGTGCGTGGGGCGTAACTACGCCGAACATGCCAAAGAGCTGAACAACCCCATTCCGACCGAGCCGCTGCTGTTCATCAAGCCGGGCAGTTGCGTGGTGCCTGCCGAAGGTGGGTTCAACATCCCAAGCGATCGCGGTTCGGTGCACTTCGAGGCGGAAATCGCGGTGCTGCTGGGCAAGCCGCTGTCGGCCCGGGCCAGCGAAGAAGACGTGCGCGATGCCATTTCCGGCTTCGCCCCGGCGCTCGACCTGACCCTGCGCGATGTGCAGAGCAAACTGCGCGACAAGGGCCTGCCATGGGAAATCGCCAAGTGCTTCGACGGTGCCTGCGTGCTGCCGCCGTTCGTGTCTGCCGACGCCTTCGCCGACGTCAATGACATTCCGATTCGCCTGACCATCAATGGTGAAGTACGCCAGGATGGCAACAGCGCAATGATGCTCAACCCCATCGTGCCGATCATCCAGCACATGGCCGCGCAGTTCTCGCTGCAGGCCGGTGACGTCATTCTCACCGGCACCCCGGCCGGCGTTGGCCCGTTCCACTCCGGCGACGAGTTGGTGCTGGAACTGCCGGGCGTCAGCCGTTTCGACAGCCGGGTGCTGTAA
- a CDS encoding FAD-binding oxidoreductase — protein sequence MTDTAVLAELMTLVAPAKVLTDPASLQAYGTDWTRHYPPAPSAVVLPRTLEQVQAIVRWANRHQVALVPSGGRTGLSGAAVAAHGEVVVAFDLMNQIIGFDAVDRSVVCQPGVITRQLQAFAEENGLYYPVDFASSGSSQVGGNIGTNAGGIKVIRYGMTRNWVAGLKVVTGTGELLELNKGLVKNATGYDLRQLFIGAEGTLGFVVEATLRLERAPRNLTAMVLGTPDFDSIMPVLHAFQGQLDLTAFEFFSDKGLAHILARGDVPAPFETPCPFYALLEFEALNDEVAEQALATFERCVEQGWVLDGVMSQSETQLRNLWKLREYLSETISHFTPYKNDISVTVAKVPAFLREIDAVVSQHYPDFEVVWYGHIGDGNLHLNILKPAHLDKAAFFARCATVNQWVFEIVERYQGSISAEHGVGMIKRDYLHYSRSPAEIACMKAIKAVFDPNGILNPGKIFAPDHQ from the coding sequence ATGACCGACACCGCGGTACTCGCTGAACTCATGACGCTGGTCGCACCCGCCAAGGTGCTGACCGACCCCGCCTCGCTGCAGGCCTACGGCACCGACTGGACCCGGCATTACCCGCCTGCACCCAGTGCCGTGGTGCTGCCCAGAACCCTCGAACAGGTCCAGGCCATCGTCCGTTGGGCCAACCGTCACCAGGTTGCGCTGGTGCCGTCGGGCGGGCGTACCGGGCTGTCGGGGGCGGCGGTGGCGGCCCATGGCGAAGTGGTGGTGGCGTTCGACCTGATGAACCAGATCATCGGCTTCGATGCGGTCGATCGCAGCGTGGTCTGTCAGCCTGGGGTCATTACCCGGCAGTTGCAGGCCTTCGCCGAAGAGAACGGCCTGTATTACCCGGTCGACTTCGCTTCGTCCGGCTCCAGCCAGGTGGGCGGCAATATCGGCACCAACGCCGGCGGGATCAAAGTGATCCGCTACGGCATGACGCGCAACTGGGTCGCCGGGCTGAAGGTGGTCACCGGCACGGGCGAGTTGCTCGAACTGAACAAAGGCCTGGTGAAGAACGCCACCGGCTACGACCTGCGCCAGTTGTTCATCGGTGCCGAGGGCACCCTGGGCTTCGTGGTCGAGGCCACCCTGCGGCTGGAGCGCGCCCCGCGCAACCTCACGGCGATGGTGCTCGGTACGCCTGATTTCGATTCGATCATGCCGGTGCTGCATGCCTTCCAGGGACAGCTCGACCTCACCGCTTTCGAATTCTTTTCCGACAAGGGGCTGGCGCACATCCTGGCTCGCGGCGATGTCCCAGCACCGTTCGAGACGCCATGCCCGTTCTACGCCCTGCTCGAATTCGAAGCGCTCAATGACGAGGTCGCCGAGCAGGCCCTGGCCACCTTCGAGCGCTGCGTGGAACAGGGCTGGGTACTCGATGGGGTGATGAGCCAGAGCGAAACCCAGCTCAGGAACCTGTGGAAACTGCGCGAATACCTGTCGGAAACCATTTCCCATTTCACCCCATACAAGAACGACATCTCGGTCACCGTGGCCAAGGTGCCGGCGTTCCTGCGCGAGATCGATGCGGTGGTCAGCCAGCATTACCCGGACTTCGAGGTGGTCTGGTACGGCCATATCGGTGACGGCAACCTGCACCTGAACATCCTCAAGCCGGCCCATCTCGACAAGGCGGCGTTCTTCGCCCGCTGCGCCACGGTCAACCAGTGGGTGTTCGAGATCGTCGAGCGCTACCAGGGCTCGATCTCTGCCGAACATGGCGTTGGCATGATCAAGCGCGACTATCTGCATTACAGTCGCTCGCCGGCGGAAATCGCCTGCATGAAAGCGATCAAGGCGGTGTTCGACCCGAATGGCATTCTCAATCCGGGTAAGATCTTCGCTCCTGACCACCAGTAG
- the serA gene encoding phosphoglycerate dehydrogenase, producing the protein MSKTSLEKSKIRFLLLEGVHQNAVDTLTSAGYTNIEYLTGSLPEAELKEKIADAHFIGIRSRTQLTEEIFDCAKKLVAVGCFCIGTNQVDLNAARQRGIAVFNAPYSNTRSVAELVLAEAILLLRGIPEKNASCHRGGWIKSAANSFEIRGKKLGIVGYGSIGTQLSVLAESLGMQVYFYDPLTKLPLGNATQVANLHELLGLADIVSLHVPELPSTQWMIGEKEIRAMKKGSILINAARGTVVELDHLAAAIKDKHLIGAAIDVFPVEPRSNDEEFESPLRGLDNVILTPHIGGSTAEAQANIGLEVAEKLVKYSDNGTTVSSVNFPEVALPAHPGKHRLLHIHENIPGVLSEINNVFAENGINISGQFLQTDDKVGYVVIDVDAEYSDLAQEKLQHVKGTIRSRVLF; encoded by the coding sequence ATGAGCAAGACTTCTCTCGAAAAGAGCAAGATCAGGTTCCTTCTCCTTGAAGGTGTGCACCAGAACGCTGTCGATACCCTCACGTCAGCCGGTTACACCAATATCGAGTACCTCACTGGTTCGTTGCCCGAAGCCGAGCTGAAAGAAAAGATCGCCGATGCCCACTTCATCGGTATCCGCTCACGCACCCAGTTGACCGAAGAGATCTTCGACTGTGCGAAGAAACTGGTCGCGGTCGGTTGCTTCTGCATCGGCACCAACCAGGTCGACCTCAATGCCGCCCGCCAGCGCGGCATCGCCGTATTCAACGCACCCTACTCCAATACCCGTTCGGTCGCCGAGCTGGTGCTGGCCGAAGCCATCCTGCTGCTGCGCGGCATCCCCGAGAAAAACGCTTCGTGCCATCGCGGCGGCTGGATCAAGAGCGCTGCCAACTCCTTCGAGATTCGTGGCAAGAAGCTCGGCATCGTCGGCTATGGCTCGATCGGTACTCAGCTGTCGGTACTGGCCGAGAGCCTGGGCATGCAAGTCTACTTCTATGATCCGCTGACCAAACTGCCGCTGGGCAACGCCACCCAGGTCGCCAACCTGCACGAACTGCTGGGCCTGGCCGACATCGTGTCGCTGCACGTGCCTGAGTTGCCGTCCACCCAGTGGATGATCGGCGAGAAAGAAATCCGCGCCATGAAGAAAGGCTCGATCCTGATCAACGCCGCCCGCGGCACCGTGGTCGAGCTCGATCACCTGGCCGCCGCGATCAAGGACAAGCACCTGATCGGCGCCGCTATCGACGTCTTCCCGGTCGAGCCGCGCTCCAACGATGAAGAGTTCGAAAGCCCGCTGCGCGGCCTGGACAACGTCATCCTCACCCCGCACATCGGTGGTTCCACCGCCGAGGCACAGGCCAACATCGGCCTGGAAGTGGCCGAGAAGCTGGTCAAGTACAGCGACAACGGCACCACCGTTTCCTCGGTCAACTTCCCTGAAGTGGCCCTGCCGGCGCACCCGGGCAAGCACCGTCTGCTGCACATCCACGAGAACATCCCGGGCGTGCTCAGCGAAATCAACAACGTGTTCGCGGAAAACGGCATCAACATCTCCGGCCAGTTCCTGCAGACCGACGACAAGGTCGGCTACGTGGTCATCGACGTCGATGCCGAGTACTCCGACCTGGCTCAGGAAAAACTCCAGCACGTCAAAGGCACCATCCGCTCGCGCGTCTTGTTCTGA
- a CDS encoding transporter substrate-binding domain-containing protein: MRLTIGVLLAVLINPLAQAELLDEVNDRGELRIAVLADTPPYTFKEDERLTGFEVELGQALADELDVRATFVEAPESELVAGLESGRYDIALNDLKPPTQAEIDTSQPFSSETRVIPFQKDNPAFQSAVNNALQRLSEAGRLAELEAKWLKPAEQPTAAR; this comes from the coding sequence ATGCGTTTAACCATTGGCGTACTGCTTGCAGTACTGATCAATCCATTGGCCCAGGCCGAGCTGCTGGATGAAGTCAACGACCGGGGCGAACTGCGCATTGCCGTGCTGGCCGATACCCCGCCCTACACCTTCAAGGAAGATGAGCGCCTGACAGGCTTCGAGGTGGAGTTGGGTCAGGCCCTGGCCGATGAACTGGATGTACGCGCGACTTTCGTCGAGGCACCGGAGTCGGAACTGGTAGCGGGCCTGGAAAGCGGGCGCTACGACATCGCCCTGAATGACCTCAAGCCGCCCACCCAGGCCGAAATCGACACCAGCCAACCGTTCAGCAGCGAAACGCGGGTGATCCCATTTCAGAAAGACAATCCAGCCTTCCAGAGCGCAGTCAACAATGCCTTGCAGCGCCTGAGCGAAGCGGGACGCCTGGCCGAGCTGGAAGCCAAGTGGCTCAAGCCTGCCGAGCAACCTACCGCGGCGCGTTAG
- a CDS encoding DUF523 domain-containing protein, whose amino-acid sequence MTRSELPKVLVSACLLGQAVRYDGRDSGHPDVLRAWQAQGRVVALCPEVAGGLSTPRPPAEILGGQGGQVLDDQVQVLTVEGEDVSQAFLHGAQRALMLVRRHGIGVAVLKSGSPSCGNRLTYDGSFSGVKVSGEGVTAALLRREGVQVFSELELEQASQALGRMTAPNAPR is encoded by the coding sequence ATGACCCGTTCTGAGCTGCCCAAGGTGCTGGTCAGTGCCTGCCTGCTCGGTCAGGCGGTGCGCTATGACGGTCGCGACAGTGGCCATCCTGATGTGTTGCGCGCCTGGCAGGCCCAAGGTCGGGTGGTGGCGCTATGTCCCGAGGTGGCGGGGGGACTGTCGACACCCCGCCCGCCGGCAGAGATTCTCGGCGGGCAGGGCGGGCAGGTGCTCGATGACCAGGTTCAGGTGCTGACCGTCGAGGGCGAGGATGTCTCCCAGGCCTTCCTGCACGGCGCGCAGCGGGCGCTGATGCTGGTGCGGCGGCACGGCATCGGTGTGGCGGTGCTCAAATCAGGCAGCCCTTCGTGCGGCAATCGCCTGACCTATGACGGCAGCTTCAGCGGGGTCAAGGTAAGCGGCGAGGGCGTCACAGCGGCACTGTTGCGCCGCGAAGGCGTGCAGGTATTCAGCGAGCTTGAACTGGAGCAGGCCAGCCAGGCCCTCGGGCGAATGACAGCGCCTAACGCGCCGCGGTAG
- a CDS encoding 2OG-Fe(II) oxygenase, whose protein sequence is MPAMTLPSEHPMLSAIVDDLAARGWSQQALFLPGELIRALAAECRRRAAQGELEPAAIGRGDAQTIREAIRGDRIQWIEPGDADCCDRYLEVMDCLRQTINRELFLGLEDFECHFALYPPGAFYRRHLDRFQDDDRRMVSAVLYLNDDWQAGQGGELRMYLDGREHDVPPEAASLVVFLSGDVPHEVLPASRDRLSLTGWFRRRGNDPF, encoded by the coding sequence ATGCCGGCCATGACCCTACCTTCCGAACACCCGATGTTGTCGGCCATCGTCGACGATCTAGCCGCCCGTGGCTGGTCGCAGCAGGCCCTGTTCTTGCCCGGCGAGCTGATCCGCGCGCTGGCGGCCGAGTGTCGCCGCCGCGCGGCGCAAGGCGAGCTGGAGCCGGCGGCGATTGGCCGAGGCGATGCACAGACCATCCGCGAGGCGATTCGCGGCGACCGTATCCAGTGGATCGAGCCCGGTGACGCCGACTGCTGCGACCGCTACCTGGAGGTGATGGACTGTCTGCGTCAGACCATCAACCGCGAGCTGTTCCTGGGCCTCGAAGACTTCGAATGCCACTTCGCCCTGTACCCGCCCGGTGCGTTCTACCGGCGCCACCTCGACCGTTTCCAGGATGACGACCGGCGCATGGTCTCGGCGGTGTTGTACCTCAACGATGACTGGCAGGCCGGCCAGGGTGGGGAACTGCGCATGTACCTGGATGGACGTGAGCACGACGTTCCCCCTGAGGCAGCTTCGCTGGTGGTGTTTCTGTCCGGCGATGTGCCCCATGAGGTACTGCCGGCCAGCCGTGATCGGCTGTCGCTCACCGGCTGGTTCAGGCGCCGCGGCAATGACCCGTTCTGA
- a CDS encoding DUF2059 domain-containing protein produces the protein MRRPFSLLVLMICAMPVWADSLDQLYKAAGWADQRAHFTDAVGAAQQRYRNSLPPAVFQALVNNSNQRFQAQAMDRRAQAQLRATLPDPTAALTFFQSPLGRKVVAAELLATRKDQLAKNAEGLPKIQASDNRLLLIDHLARALPAREAGAEVSLAIAGVAADSLSSMLPGLFGGGQAQGMLDGQRQRLMQQIGSDLNNTLLYVYRDLSDNELEEFATFAESAEGKAYYQAALAAVRAGLAVGQSGADLN, from the coding sequence ATGCGCCGTCCGTTTTCCCTGCTTGTGCTGATGATCTGCGCCATGCCTGTCTGGGCAGACAGTCTCGACCAACTGTACAAAGCCGCTGGCTGGGCCGACCAACGCGCCCACTTCACCGATGCCGTTGGCGCCGCCCAGCAGCGCTACCGCAACAGCTTGCCACCTGCGGTGTTCCAGGCCCTGGTCAACAACAGCAACCAGCGCTTCCAGGCCCAGGCCATGGACCGCCGTGCCCAGGCCCAGTTGCGCGCCACCCTGCCTGATCCCACCGCGGCGCTGACCTTCTTCCAGTCGCCGCTGGGGCGCAAGGTGGTCGCCGCCGAGTTGCTGGCCACGCGCAAGGATCAGTTGGCGAAAAACGCCGAGGGGCTGCCGAAGATTCAGGCCAGCGATAATCGCCTGCTGCTCATCGACCACCTGGCGCGGGCGTTGCCGGCGCGTGAAGCCGGGGCGGAGGTCAGCCTGGCCATCGCCGGTGTTGCCGCCGACAGCTTGAGCTCGATGCTGCCCGGCCTGTTCGGCGGCGGGCAGGCGCAGGGCATGCTCGACGGCCAGCGGCAACGGCTGATGCAGCAGATTGGCAGCGACCTGAACAACACCTTGCTGTATGTCTATCGCGACCTGTCCGACAACGAACTGGAAGAATTCGCCACCTTCGCCGAGTCCGCCGAAGGCAAGGCCTACTACCAGGCCGCCCTGGCTGCCGTGCGCGCCGGGCTGGCCGTGGGCCAGAGCGGCGCCGACCTGAACTGA
- a CDS encoding alpha/beta hydrolase, with protein MPASFHPDQLRASLAPLTARSALSEQGLIYQRYYGLDLPTSSTLGTFEVAGFEVVGQAWLPPQPVATLFLLHGFYDHMGLFRHVIEWALGKGYAVLSCDLPGHGLSSGARASIDDFAVYQQVLDALFLQAQALDLPQPWHLCGQSTGGAIVVDHLLHCAEQSPAQGQVVLLAPLVRPRAWGRSKLSYSVLRHFVSGIERRFTDNSSDPAFLPFLQADPLQPRRLPTAWVGALVQWVKHIEAAPRSNRPLLIVQGEADGTVDWQHNLRVLQDKFAKPQILMLPQARHHLANELPDVRQQYFTFLGQHLG; from the coding sequence ATGCCTGCCAGTTTTCATCCCGACCAACTGCGCGCCAGCCTAGCGCCGCTGACCGCGCGATCCGCGCTGAGTGAGCAAGGCCTGATCTACCAGCGTTACTACGGCCTCGACCTGCCCACGTCGAGCACCCTGGGCACGTTCGAGGTGGCCGGATTCGAGGTGGTCGGACAGGCATGGCTGCCACCTCAGCCGGTGGCGACGCTGTTCCTGCTGCATGGCTTCTATGACCACATGGGGTTGTTCCGCCACGTCATCGAATGGGCGTTGGGCAAGGGCTATGCCGTGCTCAGCTGTGACCTGCCGGGGCATGGGCTGTCCAGCGGCGCGCGGGCCAGCATCGATGACTTCGCGGTGTATCAGCAGGTGCTCGACGCACTGTTCCTCCAGGCCCAGGCCCTCGACCTGCCGCAACCCTGGCACCTGTGCGGGCAGAGCACCGGTGGCGCCATCGTCGTCGATCACCTGTTGCACTGCGCCGAACAGAGCCCTGCGCAAGGCCAGGTGGTGTTGCTGGCACCGCTGGTGCGACCGCGCGCCTGGGGCCGCTCGAAGCTCAGCTACAGCGTGCTGCGGCACTTCGTCAGTGGTATCGAGCGGCGCTTCACCGACAACAGCAGCGACCCGGCCTTCCTGCCGTTTCTGCAGGCAGACCCTTTACAGCCACGGCGGCTACCGACCGCCTGGGTCGGTGCGCTGGTGCAGTGGGTCAAGCACATCGAAGCGGCGCCGCGCAGCAACCGGCCCTTGCTCATCGTGCAGGGCGAGGCTGACGGCACGGTGGATTGGCAACACAACCTGCGCGTGCTGCAAGACAAGTTCGCCAAGCCGCAGATTCTCATGTTGCCCCAGGCGCGCCATCACCTTGCCAACGAGCTGCCTGATGTGCGCCAGCAGTACTTCACCTTCCTCGGCCAGCACCTGGGCTGA
- a CDS encoding DUF6436 domain-containing protein, whose translation MLVLLVLFGAAVAWFAYERFQARYLRPFDHQATLFDGRQLQLPAEIAGPGAIRVVHFWDPSCPCNVGNQQHLSELVQRFAGPEVQFHTVRKPGSHGQLPQPLADLPELPALPGSAQLPASPAVAIWDRQGTLVYFGPWSEGAVCNASNSFVEPIIQALRAGRTVTATNTLAVGCYCPWSAAEEPR comes from the coding sequence ATGCTTGTCCTGCTGGTGCTATTCGGCGCCGCCGTGGCGTGGTTCGCTTATGAGCGTTTCCAGGCCCGCTACCTGCGCCCGTTCGATCATCAGGCCACCCTGTTCGATGGCAGGCAATTGCAACTGCCAGCGGAAATCGCCGGCCCCGGTGCGATTCGCGTGGTGCATTTCTGGGACCCAAGCTGCCCTTGCAATGTCGGCAATCAGCAGCACCTGAGCGAGCTGGTGCAACGCTTCGCCGGGCCCGAGGTGCAGTTCCATACCGTGCGCAAGCCCGGCAGCCACGGCCAATTGCCGCAGCCGTTGGCAGACTTGCCGGAGCTGCCAGCGTTGCCGGGCAGCGCGCAACTACCCGCAAGCCCCGCCGTGGCGATCTGGGATCGGCAAGGAACGCTGGTGTACTTCGGGCCATGGAGCGAAGGCGCGGTCTGCAATGCCAGCAACAGCTTCGTCGAACCGATCATCCAAGCCCTGCGCGCCGGGCGCACGGTGACGGCGACCAACACCCTGGCGGTGGGCTGCTACTGTCCATGGTCTGCCGCTGAGGAACCTCGATGA